The Daucus carota subsp. sativus chromosome 7, DH1 v3.0, whole genome shotgun sequence genome window below encodes:
- the LOC108196219 gene encoding beta-amylase 7 isoform X1: MSSEMQKFQTSEDDDDEMGMDVKEEDDEDEDDDDKNTANQVMVGVEGGFTSTSSNNRFQQNQQYQEQLTPQGGSRRCRPMEEKERTKLRERQRRAITAKILTGLRRHGNYNLRVRADINDVIAALAREAGWVVLPDGTTFPSRSQGTKPAAVTPTTVVTSSSTQMTPQQTSPASLGGMSSSYQSTVEYNACQMKDIFVPSSSPYDVTSNAPSQTSALLVEGLDVQDDPIIGGSMDAVDNRQVVIIPQRLQERDFAGTPYVPVYVMLPLGVINMKCELVDPDSLLNQLRFLKAINVDGVVINAWWGIVEAHGPQVYNWSGYKRLFQVVRDLKLKLQVVLCFHECGGNLGDDVIIPLPNWVAEIGLTNPDIYFTDRAGRRNQECLSWGIDKERVLRGRTAVEVYFDYMRSFRTEFDLFFEDGTISLIEIGLGPCGELRYPSNPVKHGWRYPGVGEFQCYDQYLLKSLRRAAETRGHSFWARGPDNSGSYNSQPKETGFFCDGGDYNGHYGRFFLGWYSQVLIDHGDRLMALARMAFEGICIAAKLSGIYWWYKSSSHAAELTAGFYNPCNRDGYAPIMAMLRKHEAGLNFTCVGTCMLVPCGDFSGELGDPEGLNWQVLNAAWDALVPVSSENDLPCHDRDGYNRILEKAKPLNDPDGRHFTSFTYLSVSLLLMERQNFMEFERFVKKMHGEAVLDV, translated from the exons ATGTCAAGTGAGATGCAAAAATTCCAGAcgagtgaagatgatgatgatgaaatgGGGATGGATGtgaaagaagaagatgatgaagacgAAGATGATGACGATAAGAACACAGCAAATCAGGTCATGGTAGGTGTTGAAGGCGGATTTACATCGACCAGCAGTAATAATCGGTTTCAACAAAATCAGCAGTATCAAGAGCAATTGACTCCTCAAGGAGGTAGTAGAAGGTGTAGGCCAATGGAGGAAAAGGAGAGAACAAAGTTACGAGAGCGACAACGAAGAGCAATTACTGCAAAGATCTTGACAGGGCTTCGAAGGCATGGAAACTATAATCTTCGGGTAAGAGCGGATATCAATGATGTGATTGCAGCTCTGGCAAGAGAAGCTGGTTGGGTTGTTTTACCAGATGGAACAACGTTCCCTTCCAGATCACAG GGTACAAAGCCTGCTGCTGTCACACCTACAACTGTGGTCACATCATCATCTACACAGATGACACCTCAGCAAACATCACCTGCTTCTTTAGGAGGGATGTCATCTAGCTATCAAAGTACGGTGGAATATAATGCATGTCAAATGAAAGATATATTTGTCCCTTCTTCATCCCCTTATGATGTAACCTCGAATGCTCCATCTCAGACTTCGGCCTTGTTAGTTGAGGGATTAGATGTTCAGGATGATCCCATTATTGGGGGATCGATGGATGCTGTTGACAACAGGCAG GTTGTTATTATACCCCAGAGGCTGCAGGAGCGAGATTTTGCTGGCACTCCTTATGTTCCTGTTTATGTCATGTTACCC CTGGGTGTCATCAATATGAAGTGTGAACTTGTGGATCCCGATAGTCTATTAAACCAGCTTAGATTCTTAAAAGCAATCaatgttgatggtgttgtgaTTAACGCTTGGTGGGGTATAGTGGAAGCACATGGTCCACAGGTGTACAATTGGAGTGGCTACAAAAGGTTGTTTCAAGTTGTCCGTGATCTTAAGCTCAAATTACAA GTTGTATTATGCTTTCATGAATGTGGAGGCAATTTGGGTGATGATGTGATCATTCCACTTCCCAACTGGGTAGCCGAAATTGGTCTTACCAATCCAGACATATATTTCACAGATAGAGCAGGAAGACGCAATCAAGAATGTCTTTCATGGGGAATTGATAAGGAACGTGTTTTGCGTGGTCGAACCGCTGTAGAG GTTTACTTTGATTACATGAGAAGTTTCCGAACAGAATTTGACTTGTTCTTTGAAGATGGTACTATCTCACTAATTGAGATAGGGCTTGGTCCATGTGGTGAACTACGATACCCGTCTAATCCTGTAAAACATGGTTGGAGATATCCAGGTGTTGGTGAATTTCAG TGTTATGATCAGTATCTGTTGAAAAGCCTGAGAAGAGCAGCTGAGACAAGGGGTCACTCCTTCTGGGCACGAGGCCCAGATAACTCAGGTTCCTATAATTCCCAGCCAAAAGAAACCGGGTTTTTTTGTGATGGGGGAGATTACAATGGCCATTATGGAAGGTTCTTTCTCGGTTGGTATTCACAAGTTCTAATTGACCATGGTGATCGGTTGATGGCTCTGGCCAGGATGGCTTTTGAAGGCATCTGTATTGCTGCAAAG TTATCAGGTATTTATTGGTGGTACAAATCATCCAGCCATGCAGCAGAACTAACAGCTGGATTTTACAACCCCTGCAATCGTGATGGCTATGCTCCAATTATGGCCATGTTGAGAAAGCATGAAGCTGGCTTAAATTTCACATGTGTTGGTACATGCATGTTAGTTCCGTGTGGGGACTTCTCAGGAGAACTGGGGGATCCGGAGGGGTTGAATTGGCAA GTTCTGAATGCTGCATGGGATGCTCTTGTACCAGTCTCCAGTGAAAATGATCTCCCCTGCCATGATAGAGATGGTTATAACCGTATATTGGAGAAGGCGAAGCCTTTAAATGATCCAGACGGTAGACATTTTACATCTTTTACGTATCTCAGCGTTTCCTTGCTTCTGATGGAAAGACAGAATTTCATGGAATTTGAAAGATTTGTCAAGAAAATGCATG GTGAAGCAGTTCTAGATGTTTAG
- the LOC108196219 gene encoding beta-amylase 7 isoform X2: MSSEMQKFQTSEDDDDEMGMDVKEEDDEDEDDDDKNTANQVMVGVEGGFTSTSSNNRFQQNQQYQEQLTPQGGSRRCRPMEEKERTKLRERQRRAITAKILTGLRRHGNYNLRVRADINDVIAALAREAGWVVLPDGTTFPSRSQGTKPAAVTPTTVVTSSSTQMTPQQTSPASLGGMSSSYQSTVEYNACQMKDIFVPSSSPYDVTSNAPSQTSALLVEGLDVQDDPIIGGSMDAVDNRQLGVINMKCELVDPDSLLNQLRFLKAINVDGVVINAWWGIVEAHGPQVYNWSGYKRLFQVVRDLKLKLQVVLCFHECGGNLGDDVIIPLPNWVAEIGLTNPDIYFTDRAGRRNQECLSWGIDKERVLRGRTAVEVYFDYMRSFRTEFDLFFEDGTISLIEIGLGPCGELRYPSNPVKHGWRYPGVGEFQCYDQYLLKSLRRAAETRGHSFWARGPDNSGSYNSQPKETGFFCDGGDYNGHYGRFFLGWYSQVLIDHGDRLMALARMAFEGICIAAKLSGIYWWYKSSSHAAELTAGFYNPCNRDGYAPIMAMLRKHEAGLNFTCVGTCMLVPCGDFSGELGDPEGLNWQVLNAAWDALVPVSSENDLPCHDRDGYNRILEKAKPLNDPDGRHFTSFTYLSVSLLLMERQNFMEFERFVKKMHGEAVLDV, encoded by the exons ATGTCAAGTGAGATGCAAAAATTCCAGAcgagtgaagatgatgatgatgaaatgGGGATGGATGtgaaagaagaagatgatgaagacgAAGATGATGACGATAAGAACACAGCAAATCAGGTCATGGTAGGTGTTGAAGGCGGATTTACATCGACCAGCAGTAATAATCGGTTTCAACAAAATCAGCAGTATCAAGAGCAATTGACTCCTCAAGGAGGTAGTAGAAGGTGTAGGCCAATGGAGGAAAAGGAGAGAACAAAGTTACGAGAGCGACAACGAAGAGCAATTACTGCAAAGATCTTGACAGGGCTTCGAAGGCATGGAAACTATAATCTTCGGGTAAGAGCGGATATCAATGATGTGATTGCAGCTCTGGCAAGAGAAGCTGGTTGGGTTGTTTTACCAGATGGAACAACGTTCCCTTCCAGATCACAG GGTACAAAGCCTGCTGCTGTCACACCTACAACTGTGGTCACATCATCATCTACACAGATGACACCTCAGCAAACATCACCTGCTTCTTTAGGAGGGATGTCATCTAGCTATCAAAGTACGGTGGAATATAATGCATGTCAAATGAAAGATATATTTGTCCCTTCTTCATCCCCTTATGATGTAACCTCGAATGCTCCATCTCAGACTTCGGCCTTGTTAGTTGAGGGATTAGATGTTCAGGATGATCCCATTATTGGGGGATCGATGGATGCTGTTGACAACAGGCAG CTGGGTGTCATCAATATGAAGTGTGAACTTGTGGATCCCGATAGTCTATTAAACCAGCTTAGATTCTTAAAAGCAATCaatgttgatggtgttgtgaTTAACGCTTGGTGGGGTATAGTGGAAGCACATGGTCCACAGGTGTACAATTGGAGTGGCTACAAAAGGTTGTTTCAAGTTGTCCGTGATCTTAAGCTCAAATTACAA GTTGTATTATGCTTTCATGAATGTGGAGGCAATTTGGGTGATGATGTGATCATTCCACTTCCCAACTGGGTAGCCGAAATTGGTCTTACCAATCCAGACATATATTTCACAGATAGAGCAGGAAGACGCAATCAAGAATGTCTTTCATGGGGAATTGATAAGGAACGTGTTTTGCGTGGTCGAACCGCTGTAGAG GTTTACTTTGATTACATGAGAAGTTTCCGAACAGAATTTGACTTGTTCTTTGAAGATGGTACTATCTCACTAATTGAGATAGGGCTTGGTCCATGTGGTGAACTACGATACCCGTCTAATCCTGTAAAACATGGTTGGAGATATCCAGGTGTTGGTGAATTTCAG TGTTATGATCAGTATCTGTTGAAAAGCCTGAGAAGAGCAGCTGAGACAAGGGGTCACTCCTTCTGGGCACGAGGCCCAGATAACTCAGGTTCCTATAATTCCCAGCCAAAAGAAACCGGGTTTTTTTGTGATGGGGGAGATTACAATGGCCATTATGGAAGGTTCTTTCTCGGTTGGTATTCACAAGTTCTAATTGACCATGGTGATCGGTTGATGGCTCTGGCCAGGATGGCTTTTGAAGGCATCTGTATTGCTGCAAAG TTATCAGGTATTTATTGGTGGTACAAATCATCCAGCCATGCAGCAGAACTAACAGCTGGATTTTACAACCCCTGCAATCGTGATGGCTATGCTCCAATTATGGCCATGTTGAGAAAGCATGAAGCTGGCTTAAATTTCACATGTGTTGGTACATGCATGTTAGTTCCGTGTGGGGACTTCTCAGGAGAACTGGGGGATCCGGAGGGGTTGAATTGGCAA GTTCTGAATGCTGCATGGGATGCTCTTGTACCAGTCTCCAGTGAAAATGATCTCCCCTGCCATGATAGAGATGGTTATAACCGTATATTGGAGAAGGCGAAGCCTTTAAATGATCCAGACGGTAGACATTTTACATCTTTTACGTATCTCAGCGTTTCCTTGCTTCTGATGGAAAGACAGAATTTCATGGAATTTGAAAGATTTGTCAAGAAAATGCATG GTGAAGCAGTTCTAGATGTTTAG
- the LOC108196219 gene encoding beta-amylase 7 isoform X3: MSSEMQKFQTSEDDDDEMGMDVKEEDDEDEDDDDKNTANQVMVGVEGGFTSTSSNNRFQQNQQYQEQLTPQGGSRRCRPMEEKERTKLRERQRRAITAKILTGLRRHGNYNLRVRADINDVIAALAREAGWVVLPDGTTFPSRSQGTKPAAVTPTTVVTSSSTQMTPQQTSPASLGGMSSSYQSTVEYNACQMKDIFVPSSSPYDVTSNAPSQTSALLVEGLDVQDDPIIGGSMDAVDNRQVVIIPQRLQERDFAGTPYVPVYVMLPLGVINMKCELVDPDSLLNQLRFLKAINVDGVVINAWWGIVEAHGPQVYNWSGYKRLFQVVRDLKLKLQVVLCFHECGGNLGDDVIIPLPNWVAEIGLTNPDIYFTDRAGRRNQECLSWGIDKERVLRGRTAVEVYFDYMRSFRTEFDLFFEDGTISLIEIGLGPCGELRYPSNPVKHGWRYPGVGEFQCYDQYLLKSLRRAAETRGHSFWARGPDNSGSYNSQPKETGFFCDGGDYNGHYGRFFLGWYSQVLIDHGDRLMALARMAFEGICIAAKVFIGGTNHPAMQQN; this comes from the exons ATGTCAAGTGAGATGCAAAAATTCCAGAcgagtgaagatgatgatgatgaaatgGGGATGGATGtgaaagaagaagatgatgaagacgAAGATGATGACGATAAGAACACAGCAAATCAGGTCATGGTAGGTGTTGAAGGCGGATTTACATCGACCAGCAGTAATAATCGGTTTCAACAAAATCAGCAGTATCAAGAGCAATTGACTCCTCAAGGAGGTAGTAGAAGGTGTAGGCCAATGGAGGAAAAGGAGAGAACAAAGTTACGAGAGCGACAACGAAGAGCAATTACTGCAAAGATCTTGACAGGGCTTCGAAGGCATGGAAACTATAATCTTCGGGTAAGAGCGGATATCAATGATGTGATTGCAGCTCTGGCAAGAGAAGCTGGTTGGGTTGTTTTACCAGATGGAACAACGTTCCCTTCCAGATCACAG GGTACAAAGCCTGCTGCTGTCACACCTACAACTGTGGTCACATCATCATCTACACAGATGACACCTCAGCAAACATCACCTGCTTCTTTAGGAGGGATGTCATCTAGCTATCAAAGTACGGTGGAATATAATGCATGTCAAATGAAAGATATATTTGTCCCTTCTTCATCCCCTTATGATGTAACCTCGAATGCTCCATCTCAGACTTCGGCCTTGTTAGTTGAGGGATTAGATGTTCAGGATGATCCCATTATTGGGGGATCGATGGATGCTGTTGACAACAGGCAG GTTGTTATTATACCCCAGAGGCTGCAGGAGCGAGATTTTGCTGGCACTCCTTATGTTCCTGTTTATGTCATGTTACCC CTGGGTGTCATCAATATGAAGTGTGAACTTGTGGATCCCGATAGTCTATTAAACCAGCTTAGATTCTTAAAAGCAATCaatgttgatggtgttgtgaTTAACGCTTGGTGGGGTATAGTGGAAGCACATGGTCCACAGGTGTACAATTGGAGTGGCTACAAAAGGTTGTTTCAAGTTGTCCGTGATCTTAAGCTCAAATTACAA GTTGTATTATGCTTTCATGAATGTGGAGGCAATTTGGGTGATGATGTGATCATTCCACTTCCCAACTGGGTAGCCGAAATTGGTCTTACCAATCCAGACATATATTTCACAGATAGAGCAGGAAGACGCAATCAAGAATGTCTTTCATGGGGAATTGATAAGGAACGTGTTTTGCGTGGTCGAACCGCTGTAGAG GTTTACTTTGATTACATGAGAAGTTTCCGAACAGAATTTGACTTGTTCTTTGAAGATGGTACTATCTCACTAATTGAGATAGGGCTTGGTCCATGTGGTGAACTACGATACCCGTCTAATCCTGTAAAACATGGTTGGAGATATCCAGGTGTTGGTGAATTTCAG TGTTATGATCAGTATCTGTTGAAAAGCCTGAGAAGAGCAGCTGAGACAAGGGGTCACTCCTTCTGGGCACGAGGCCCAGATAACTCAGGTTCCTATAATTCCCAGCCAAAAGAAACCGGGTTTTTTTGTGATGGGGGAGATTACAATGGCCATTATGGAAGGTTCTTTCTCGGTTGGTATTCACAAGTTCTAATTGACCATGGTGATCGGTTGATGGCTCTGGCCAGGATGGCTTTTGAAGGCATCTGTATTGCTGCAAAG GTATTTATTGGTGGTACAAATCATCCAGCCATGCAGCAGAACTAA
- the LOC108196760 gene encoding beta-amylase 2, chloroplastic isoform X1: protein MSISSFSSSSMACFSPPLSTRRSLLPSPALNFGPADQLTFRKAKLISNSARSLSRVKCKDEKDEDHDVVSVSDTTHHQLQERDFSGTPYVPVYVMLPLEIVNMECELVNADDLLNQLKILKSQNVDGVMVDCWWGIVEAHTPQQYKWNGYKKLFQIVRDLNLKIQAVMSFHECGGNVGDNVHIPLPQWVTEIGQGNPDIYFRNREGTSNSECLTWGVDKERVLRGRTAVEVYFDYMRSFRVEFDEFFAGGIITEIEIGLGPCGELRYPSYPAKHGWRYPGIGEFQCYDQYLMKSLEQTAEARKLAFWGKGPENAGSYNSSPHETRFFCDGGDYDSYYGRFFLNWYSQVLVDHGDRVLALANLAFEGTPIAAKLSGIHWWYKTASHAAELTAGFYNPCNRDGYAPIASMLKKHGAALNFTCVELRTLDQHEDFPEALADPEGLVWQVLNAAWDVDIPVASENALSCHDREGYNKILENAKPLNDPYGRHLSAFTYLRLSPLLLEKHNLTEFERFVRGMHGEAVLDVQSATD, encoded by the exons ATGtcaatttcttcattttcttcttcatcaATGGCGTGTTTTTCACCGCCATTGTCGACACGCCGTTCTCTCCTGCCTTCTCCGGCGCTCAATTTCGGTCCGGCCGATCAGCTCACTTTTCGAAAGGCGAAATTGATAAGTAACAGTGCTCGTAGCTTGAGCAGAGTTAAGTGTAAGGATGAGAAAGATGAGGATCATGATGTTGTTAGCGTCTCTGATACTACTCACCACCag TTGCAGGAGCGAGATTTTTCTGGCACCCCATATGTTCCTGTTTATGTTATGTTACCA CTTGAAATCGTTAATATGGAGTGTGAACTGGTTAATGCTGATGATCTgctaaatcaattaaaaatcttGAAGTCACAAAATGTTGATGGGGTTATGGTTGACTGCTGGTGGGGCATAGTGGAAGCTCACACTCCTCAACAATATAAATGGAATGGCTACAAGAAACTTTTCCAGATTGTACGGGATCTTAATCTTAAAATACAG GCTGTTATGTCATTTCATGAATGTGGAGGCAATGTTGGTGATAATGTTCATATTCCACTTCCGCAATGGGTGACAGAAATCGGTCAAGGAAATCCAGACATATATTTCAGGAATAGAGAAGGAACAAGCAACTCTGAATGCCTCACTTGGGGCGTTGACAAAGAAAGAGTTCTGAGAGGTCGGACTGCTGTTGAG GTTTACTTTGATTACATGAGAAGCTTTCGAGTAGAATTTGATGAGTTCTTTGCTGGTGGGATCATAACTGAGATTGAAATTGGGTTAGGTCCATGTGGAGAATTACGATATCCATCATATCCAGCTAAGCATGGTTGGAGGTATCCGGGCATTGGTGAATTTCAG TGTTATGATCAgtatttaatgaagagtctggaGCAGACGGCAGAAGCAAGAAAACTTGCATTTTGGGGCAAGGGACCAGAAAATGCAGGCTCTTACAATTCCAGCCCACATGAAACAAGATTCTTTTGTGATGGAGGAGACTATGATAGCTACTATGGGAGATTCTTCCTTAACTGGTATTCTCAGGTTCTTGTTGACCATGGTGATCGAGTACTTGCTCTGGCGAACCTGGCATTTGAAGGGACTCCAATTGCTGCTAAG CTATCAGGTATACATTGGTGGTATAAAACAGCCAGTCATGCTGCAGAATTAACTGCTGGGTTTTACAACCCCTGTAACCGGGATGGTTATGCTCCAATAGCATCAATGCTAAAAAAGCATGGAGCTGCCCTAAACTTTACATGCGTTGAGCTGCGTACACTAGACCAACACGAAGACTTTCCAGAGGCACTTGCGGACCCTGAGGGATTAGTTTGGCAG GTATTAAATGCTGCCTGGGATGTTGATATACCTGTTGCAAGTGAGAATGCTCTTTCTTGCCATGATAGAGAAGGATACAacaaaatattggaaaatgCCAAGCCCCTAAATGATCCATATGGGAGGCATTTATCTGCCTTTACATACCTACGGCTCAGCCCCTTGCTACTTGAAAAACACAATCTAACAGAGTTCGAAAGATTTGTCAGGGGAATGCATG GGGAAGCAGTCCTAGATGTGCAATCAGCTACTGACTAA
- the LOC108196760 gene encoding beta-amylase 2, chloroplastic isoform X2 codes for MSISSFSSSSMACFSPPLSTRRSLLPSPALNFGPADQLTFRKAKLISNSARSLSRVKCKDEKDEDHDVVSVSDTTHHQERDFSGTPYVPVYVMLPLEIVNMECELVNADDLLNQLKILKSQNVDGVMVDCWWGIVEAHTPQQYKWNGYKKLFQIVRDLNLKIQAVMSFHECGGNVGDNVHIPLPQWVTEIGQGNPDIYFRNREGTSNSECLTWGVDKERVLRGRTAVEVYFDYMRSFRVEFDEFFAGGIITEIEIGLGPCGELRYPSYPAKHGWRYPGIGEFQCYDQYLMKSLEQTAEARKLAFWGKGPENAGSYNSSPHETRFFCDGGDYDSYYGRFFLNWYSQVLVDHGDRVLALANLAFEGTPIAAKLSGIHWWYKTASHAAELTAGFYNPCNRDGYAPIASMLKKHGAALNFTCVELRTLDQHEDFPEALADPEGLVWQVLNAAWDVDIPVASENALSCHDREGYNKILENAKPLNDPYGRHLSAFTYLRLSPLLLEKHNLTEFERFVRGMHGEAVLDVQSATD; via the exons ATGtcaatttcttcattttcttcttcatcaATGGCGTGTTTTTCACCGCCATTGTCGACACGCCGTTCTCTCCTGCCTTCTCCGGCGCTCAATTTCGGTCCGGCCGATCAGCTCACTTTTCGAAAGGCGAAATTGATAAGTAACAGTGCTCGTAGCTTGAGCAGAGTTAAGTGTAAGGATGAGAAAGATGAGGATCATGATGTTGTTAGCGTCTCTGATACTACTCACCACCag GAGCGAGATTTTTCTGGCACCCCATATGTTCCTGTTTATGTTATGTTACCA CTTGAAATCGTTAATATGGAGTGTGAACTGGTTAATGCTGATGATCTgctaaatcaattaaaaatcttGAAGTCACAAAATGTTGATGGGGTTATGGTTGACTGCTGGTGGGGCATAGTGGAAGCTCACACTCCTCAACAATATAAATGGAATGGCTACAAGAAACTTTTCCAGATTGTACGGGATCTTAATCTTAAAATACAG GCTGTTATGTCATTTCATGAATGTGGAGGCAATGTTGGTGATAATGTTCATATTCCACTTCCGCAATGGGTGACAGAAATCGGTCAAGGAAATCCAGACATATATTTCAGGAATAGAGAAGGAACAAGCAACTCTGAATGCCTCACTTGGGGCGTTGACAAAGAAAGAGTTCTGAGAGGTCGGACTGCTGTTGAG GTTTACTTTGATTACATGAGAAGCTTTCGAGTAGAATTTGATGAGTTCTTTGCTGGTGGGATCATAACTGAGATTGAAATTGGGTTAGGTCCATGTGGAGAATTACGATATCCATCATATCCAGCTAAGCATGGTTGGAGGTATCCGGGCATTGGTGAATTTCAG TGTTATGATCAgtatttaatgaagagtctggaGCAGACGGCAGAAGCAAGAAAACTTGCATTTTGGGGCAAGGGACCAGAAAATGCAGGCTCTTACAATTCCAGCCCACATGAAACAAGATTCTTTTGTGATGGAGGAGACTATGATAGCTACTATGGGAGATTCTTCCTTAACTGGTATTCTCAGGTTCTTGTTGACCATGGTGATCGAGTACTTGCTCTGGCGAACCTGGCATTTGAAGGGACTCCAATTGCTGCTAAG CTATCAGGTATACATTGGTGGTATAAAACAGCCAGTCATGCTGCAGAATTAACTGCTGGGTTTTACAACCCCTGTAACCGGGATGGTTATGCTCCAATAGCATCAATGCTAAAAAAGCATGGAGCTGCCCTAAACTTTACATGCGTTGAGCTGCGTACACTAGACCAACACGAAGACTTTCCAGAGGCACTTGCGGACCCTGAGGGATTAGTTTGGCAG GTATTAAATGCTGCCTGGGATGTTGATATACCTGTTGCAAGTGAGAATGCTCTTTCTTGCCATGATAGAGAAGGATACAacaaaatattggaaaatgCCAAGCCCCTAAATGATCCATATGGGAGGCATTTATCTGCCTTTACATACCTACGGCTCAGCCCCTTGCTACTTGAAAAACACAATCTAACAGAGTTCGAAAGATTTGTCAGGGGAATGCATG GGGAAGCAGTCCTAGATGTGCAATCAGCTACTGACTAA
- the LOC108196762 gene encoding elicitor-responsive protein 3, with protein sequence TEKFGEGTEGPRFKNAALLQQISVLPCVPSGKHSYFVIIECGTKVGTSKISKANHKEILWNGKFLFVFPTSEWQNITHLKLKIIEAEYFTDGRFVGETIINLKGLMVEGNDKGVIELKPTPYNVVLEDDSYKGEIKLGLKFIKNGDCETKRRESAAEGENSGSICNTIMKVWSMTWCSILYFCRKTSYDYKQKEN encoded by the exons ACTGAGAAATTTGGTGAAGGGACTGAAGGTCCAAGATTTAAAAATGCCGCGTTGTTGCAGCAAATTTCTGTACTGCCCTGTGTTCCATCAG GAAAGCATTCCTATTTTGTGATTATTGAATGTGGAACAAAAGTTGGCACCAGCAAAATTTCAAAAG CAAATCATAAAGAAATTCTATGGAATGGGAAATTCTTATTTGTGTTTCCAACTTCTGAGTGGCAAAACATAACTCACCTTAAGCTGAAAATTATCGAAGCAGAATACTTCACAGATGGCAGATTTGTTGGTGAAACCAT TATCAACCTCAAAGGACTGATGGTGGAGGGAAATGATAAAGGAGTCATTGAGTTGAAACCAACCCCATATAATGTGGTTCTGGAAGATGATTCTTACAAAGGAGAGATAAAATTAGGACTCAAGTTCATCAAAAAT GGAGATTGTGAAACAAAGAGAAGAGAATCAGCAGCAGAGGGAGAAAATAGTGGCTCAATATGTAACACCATAATGAAAGTGTGGAGTATGACATGGTGCAGTATACTTTATTTTTGCAGAAAGACAAGTTATGATTATAAACAGAAGGAAAATTAG